In a genomic window of Streptomyces sp. NBC_01231:
- a CDS encoding DUF6531 domain-containing protein — MGFGDLFNSGLETVSDGVDAGKKLVGEGIDRGTDLIGAGLEKVGAEGVADKVEDFGDELASDLGATPGEQQLGQTEQANELIHGNPGTIRASATHLRDFQKAFDKVGEGMRKLDSSHWKGEAADTFREKFTTHPTKWLHAADACDKAAKALADFADTVTWAQRQAQEAVELYKKGKKASDDAVDAYNKQVDAYNSKVKANEDPGPRPAPFQDPGTADIKRSHQILDEARRQRNEAGSTAATSVRGALAHAPAEPPLLDRLGSNLKDEYATVATELTHVVGGVVKGVAGTVNFVRGLNPVDGYNLTHPAQYFQNVSMTITGLVSTGAHPERVLKSAWEGFKKDPAEGVGRLIPELVGGKGLGLARGGLKAGAKEAAESAAQKGAKNAAEDSAATKARSRPEENDSPNPREKVEKDPTDPVDLTTGKMYLPQTDVTLPGALPLVFRRRVESGYRFGRWFGPSWSSTVDQRLEIDSEGVVLVSEDGLLLAYPHPAPGLPTLPSHGPRWPLDREDGGYTVIDPQTRRVWHFADRGDDLAVLEQIDDRNGNWITFEYDAEGTPLGIVSSAGYDVRISTEAGRITALHLSAVDQVLMRYGYTDGHLTEVVNSSSLPLRFAYDEQGRVTSWTDTNERGYTYEYDDQDRCIAEGGTHGHMTLRLTYDETDPDTGLRVTTTTTAEGHTRRYLVNDACQVVAEVDPLGAVTRFQRDRYHRLLSHTDPLGHRTTFRYDESGNLLTLTRPDGRETRAEYDELGLPVKVVNPDGTVVRQTYDDRGNRTSVTDVAGQTTRFTYNEAGHPTSVTDPLGHTTTVLCDRAGLPLEIADPLGAVTRYARDAFGRPVTITNPTGAVTRLEWTVEGRLSRRTALDGTTETWTYDGEGNCTSHTDPMGGVSYFEYTHFDLLRSRTSPDGVRHEFDHDMELRLTKVTNPQGLTWTYEYDAAGRLTAETDFDDRALTYTYDAADRLSSRSNALGEVVTFERNELGQVLRKQVGDQVATYAYDMTDQLAHAAGPDGPTLALLRDRLGRVRSETVDGRELTYTYDEWGRRTGRKTPTGATTTWSYDAAGRRTGMVASGRPIDFTYDVAGRELARHIGETVTLKHDFDALGRLTTQSVTGADDRTLQSRAYSYRADGNLIGIDDQLSGSRRFDLDAAGRVTAVHAANWTETYAYDAAGNQTQASWPSDHPSGEAVGAREYAGTRITRAGNVRYEHDALGRITLRQKTRLSRKPDTWRYEWDAEDRLTSVTTPDGTRWRYTYDPLGRRTAKFRLADDGETIVDHVVFTWDGTTLCEQTTTSPDLPNPVTLTWDHQGLRPIAQTERITTAADAPQEEIDSRFFAIVTDLVGTPSELIDEHGEIAWRTRSTLWGTTAWAADSTAYTPLRFPGQYYDPETGLHYNYFRHYDPETARYLSPDPLGLTPAPNTNTYVHNPHSRTDSLGLAPDYPHDENPRDPFDFRDPNPNYPPDGAAAEVMRSAPIGGNIDCSEIAEYILRESGGQGKIINFTLRGDPAINIGENSGKVVTEYRYHDVYTDGRYVYDPAMSPKPIPYGDYERSIRLLNPGKKLLIQDGGYSGPLW; from the coding sequence ATGGGGTTCGGCGATCTGTTCAACTCCGGTCTGGAGACGGTCAGTGACGGTGTCGACGCGGGCAAGAAGCTCGTCGGCGAGGGCATCGATAGGGGCACGGACCTCATCGGCGCGGGCCTGGAGAAGGTCGGTGCCGAGGGAGTCGCCGACAAGGTCGAGGACTTCGGCGACGAACTCGCCTCGGACCTCGGTGCCACGCCGGGTGAGCAGCAGCTCGGACAGACCGAGCAGGCCAACGAGCTGATCCACGGAAACCCGGGCACCATCCGGGCCTCTGCCACCCACCTCCGGGACTTCCAGAAGGCCTTCGACAAGGTCGGCGAGGGCATGCGCAAGCTCGACTCCTCACACTGGAAGGGCGAGGCCGCCGACACCTTCCGCGAGAAGTTCACCACGCACCCCACCAAGTGGCTGCACGCGGCGGATGCCTGCGACAAAGCGGCCAAGGCCCTGGCGGACTTCGCGGACACGGTCACCTGGGCGCAGCGCCAGGCGCAGGAAGCCGTCGAGCTGTACAAGAAGGGGAAGAAGGCGTCCGACGACGCGGTCGACGCGTACAACAAGCAGGTCGACGCCTACAACTCCAAGGTCAAGGCGAACGAGGATCCCGGCCCGCGCCCCGCCCCCTTCCAGGACCCCGGCACCGCCGACATCAAACGCTCTCACCAGATCCTCGACGAGGCCCGCCGCCAGCGCAACGAAGCCGGCAGCACCGCAGCCACCTCGGTCCGCGGCGCCCTGGCCCACGCGCCCGCCGAACCGCCGCTGCTCGACCGGCTGGGCTCGAATCTCAAGGACGAGTACGCGACGGTCGCCACCGAGCTCACCCATGTCGTGGGTGGTGTGGTCAAGGGCGTGGCCGGCACGGTGAACTTCGTCCGGGGCCTCAACCCGGTGGACGGTTACAACCTCACCCACCCGGCCCAGTACTTCCAGAACGTCAGCATGACGATCACCGGCCTGGTCTCGACCGGCGCCCATCCCGAGCGCGTACTGAAGTCCGCGTGGGAGGGCTTCAAGAAGGACCCGGCCGAGGGCGTCGGCCGGCTGATCCCCGAGCTGGTCGGCGGGAAGGGGCTGGGGCTGGCCCGGGGCGGGCTGAAAGCCGGAGCGAAGGAAGCGGCGGAATCGGCGGCGCAGAAGGGCGCCAAGAACGCCGCCGAGGACTCCGCGGCGACCAAGGCCAGATCACGCCCGGAGGAGAACGACAGCCCCAATCCTCGAGAAAAGGTCGAGAAGGACCCCACTGACCCGGTCGACCTGACGACCGGCAAGATGTACCTCCCGCAGACGGACGTGACGCTGCCGGGAGCCCTCCCCCTCGTCTTCAGACGTCGCGTGGAGTCGGGGTACCGCTTCGGCCGCTGGTTCGGCCCCTCTTGGTCCTCCACCGTCGACCAGCGCCTGGAGATCGACTCCGAGGGGGTCGTCCTAGTCTCGGAAGACGGTCTGCTGCTGGCGTACCCGCACCCGGCCCCTGGCCTCCCCACTCTCCCCAGCCACGGCCCTCGTTGGCCGCTGGACCGCGAGGACGGCGGCTACACGGTCATCGACCCGCAGACGCGCCGGGTATGGCACTTCGCCGACCGAGGCGACGACTTGGCGGTCCTGGAACAGATCGACGACCGCAACGGCAACTGGATCACTTTCGAGTACGACGCCGAGGGCACCCCACTCGGGATCGTCTCCAGCGCCGGCTACGACGTCCGTATCTCCACGGAGGCGGGAAGGATCACAGCCCTCCACCTGTCGGCGGTCGACCAGGTGCTGATGCGCTACGGCTACACGGACGGTCATCTGACCGAGGTCGTCAACTCCTCCAGCCTCCCCCTCCGTTTCGCCTACGACGAGCAGGGCCGCGTCACCTCGTGGACCGACACCAACGAGCGCGGCTACACGTACGAGTACGACGACCAGGACCGCTGCATCGCCGAGGGCGGCACACACGGGCACATGACCCTGCGCCTGACCTACGACGAGACGGACCCGGACACCGGCCTACGCGTCACCACCACGACCACCGCAGAGGGCCACACCCGCCGTTATCTCGTCAACGACGCTTGCCAGGTGGTCGCCGAAGTCGACCCGCTCGGCGCCGTCACCCGATTCCAACGCGACCGCTACCACCGCCTCCTCTCCCACACCGACCCGCTCGGGCACCGGACCACCTTCCGCTACGACGAGTCAGGCAACCTCCTCACCCTGACCCGCCCCGACGGCCGCGAGACAAGAGCCGAGTACGACGAACTCGGCCTGCCGGTGAAGGTGGTGAACCCGGACGGGACGGTCGTACGCCAGACGTACGACGACCGCGGCAACCGCACGTCGGTGACTGACGTCGCGGGCCAGACCACCCGTTTCACCTACAACGAGGCGGGTCATCCGACATCGGTGACCGACCCGCTCGGCCATACGACAACGGTCCTGTGCGACCGAGCCGGCCTCCCACTGGAGATCGCAGACCCCCTTGGCGCGGTGACGCGCTATGCACGAGACGCGTTCGGCCGCCCTGTCACCATCACGAACCCGACCGGCGCGGTGACCCGCCTCGAGTGGACGGTTGAGGGCCGGCTCTCCCGCCGTACGGCCCTCGACGGTACGACCGAGACTTGGACGTACGACGGCGAAGGCAACTGCACCAGCCACACGGACCCGATGGGCGGCGTCTCGTACTTCGAGTACACCCACTTCGACCTACTGAGGTCCCGGACAAGCCCCGACGGGGTCCGCCACGAGTTCGACCACGACATGGAACTGCGGCTGACGAAGGTCACCAACCCGCAGGGTCTGACGTGGACTTACGAGTACGACGCGGCCGGGCGTCTAACCGCAGAGACGGACTTCGACGATCGCGCGCTCACGTACACCTACGACGCGGCGGACCGTCTCTCTTCCCGCTCCAACGCCCTCGGCGAGGTCGTGACATTCGAGCGGAACGAGCTGGGCCAGGTACTCCGAAAGCAGGTGGGGGATCAGGTCGCAACGTACGCCTACGACATGACGGACCAACTCGCCCACGCAGCCGGTCCGGATGGACCCACGTTGGCCCTCCTTCGGGACCGCCTCGGACGCGTTCGATCGGAGACGGTCGACGGTCGCGAACTGACGTACACCTACGACGAATGGGGCCGACGAACGGGCCGTAAGACTCCGACCGGGGCGACGACTACATGGTCGTACGACGCGGCCGGGCGCCGCACCGGGATGGTGGCCTCGGGCCGGCCCATCGACTTCACGTATGACGTGGCAGGACGCGAGCTGGCGCGCCACATCGGCGAGACGGTCACCCTGAAGCACGACTTCGACGCGTTGGGCCGCCTGACCACCCAGTCGGTGACGGGAGCGGATGACCGCACGCTCCAGTCCCGTGCGTACAGCTACCGCGCCGACGGCAACCTGATCGGCATCGACGACCAACTGTCCGGCTCACGCCGCTTCGACCTGGACGCGGCTGGCCGGGTGACGGCCGTGCACGCGGCGAACTGGACGGAGACCTACGCCTACGACGCGGCGGGCAACCAGACGCAGGCCTCCTGGCCGTCGGACCACCCGAGCGGGGAAGCAGTCGGTGCCCGCGAGTACGCAGGCACCCGCATCACCCGCGCCGGCAACGTCCGCTACGAACACGACGCCCTGGGCCGCATCACCCTGCGCCAGAAGACCCGTCTGTCCCGCAAGCCGGACACCTGGCGCTACGAGTGGGACGCTGAGGACCGCCTTACCTCCGTGACCACCCCCGACGGGACCCGCTGGCGCTACACCTACGACCCTCTGGGCCGCCGCACGGCGAAATTCCGCCTGGCGGACGATGGCGAAACGATCGTCGATCACGTGGTCTTCACCTGGGACGGCACGACCCTGTGCGAACAGACGACAACGTCCCCAGACCTGCCGAACCCGGTCACCCTCACCTGGGACCACCAAGGCCTACGCCCCATCGCCCAGACCGAACGCATCACTACGGCCGCCGACGCTCCGCAGGAAGAGATCGACTCCCGCTTCTTCGCCATCGTCACCGACCTCGTCGGCACCCCCAGCGAACTCATCGACGAACACGGCGAGATCGCCTGGCGAACACGAAGCACCCTGTGGGGCACCACGGCATGGGCGGCCGACAGCACCGCTTACACCCCCCTCCGCTTCCCCGGCCAGTACTACGACCCCGAAACTGGCCTCCACTACAACTACTTCCGCCATTACGACCCGGAAACCGCCCGCTACCTCAGCCCCGACCCCCTCGGACTCACTCCCGCGCCCAATACCAACACCTACGTCCACAACCCGCACTCACGAACCGATTCGCTCGGGCTTGCGCCAGACTATCCGCATGATGAAAATCCTCGTGACCCCTTCGACTTCAGGGATCCCAACCCCAATTACCCTCCCGACGGAGCAGCGGCCGAGGTCATGCGATCCGCGCCGATCGGTGGGAACATCGACTGTTCAGAGATCGCTGAGTACATCCTCAGGGAGTCCGGAGGGCAAGGAAAGATAATAAACTTCACGCTCCGTGGCGACCCCGCCATCAACATCGGCGAGAACTCAGGGAAGGTAGTGACGGAATATCGTTATCACGATGTGTATACAGACGGTAGGTATGTGTACGACCCGGCGATGAGCCCAAAACCGATACCGTACGGCGACTATGAGCGATCCATTCGGCTGTTGAACCCGGGCAAGAAACTCCTCATCCAAGACGGAGGGTACTCGGGACCCCTCTGGTGA
- a CDS encoding contact-dependent growth inhibition system immunity protein, whose translation MRSNLSIEDLEGDRWPDPPADSTNLVRSVYELRRRPIGNLSVEDMRRLIGQDVGLNWLLPVALDFLRDTAPDEAVTGWYDDDLLSAVLTRKDSLWRTVGDLARHLNETVDMLTDVSDYIQRHVDDFRASLSDLL comes from the coding sequence ATGCGGTCAAATCTTTCGATCGAAGATCTGGAGGGAGATCGATGGCCGGATCCACCCGCCGACAGCACGAACTTGGTGCGGAGTGTTTACGAACTGCGGCGACGCCCTATCGGAAATCTCTCAGTGGAGGATATGCGCCGGTTGATCGGTCAAGATGTGGGCCTTAACTGGCTCTTGCCTGTCGCTCTGGACTTCCTGCGGGATACTGCTCCGGACGAAGCTGTCACGGGTTGGTACGACGATGATCTACTATCAGCGGTTTTGACGAGAAAAGACTCGCTGTGGAGAACTGTGGGAGATCTGGCGCGTCACCTTAACGAGACAGTAGACATGCTTACCGACGTGTCGGATTATATCCAGCGGCATGTAGATGATTTTCGTGCATCTCTATCTGATTTGTTGTGA
- a CDS encoding barstar family protein, protein MIEMSWWGDSASFLQVAPNLVEAPVVQALPPTGLFYSARMAGREMVDADGVFTQFYEHMRLPDYFGWNWDALRDCLYDLSWLTATHFLLTIDDSEFVLSGSSEERDTLYRALVSAANHWAAKPELPGQERISFRTVLLCSPGTASGLSAELQL, encoded by the coding sequence ATGATTGAAATGTCGTGGTGGGGCGATTCTGCGTCATTCTTGCAGGTTGCTCCCAATTTGGTAGAGGCGCCTGTGGTCCAAGCGTTGCCGCCGACCGGGCTGTTTTACTCCGCCAGGATGGCAGGGCGAGAAATGGTCGATGCTGACGGGGTTTTCACGCAGTTCTATGAACATATGCGGTTGCCGGACTATTTCGGCTGGAACTGGGATGCGTTGCGAGACTGTTTGTATGATCTGAGTTGGCTTACTGCGACCCATTTTCTATTGACCATCGATGATTCCGAGTTCGTGCTCTCCGGAAGTAGTGAAGAGCGTGACACTCTTTATAGGGCGCTTGTGAGTGCGGCCAATCATTGGGCCGCGAAGCCTGAACTGCCCGGCCAGGAAAGGATTTCCTTCCGGACGGTGCTCCTGTGTTCGCCGGGGACAGCATCCGGACTGAGTGCCGAATTGCAACTGTGA
- a CDS encoding glycoside hydrolase family 18 protein — MALALGLGLGLTVAVAGQASAADVNNAKNAGFESGLTNWTCSAGSGTTVSSPTHGGSAALKATPAGQDNARCTQTVAVRPNSTYTLSAWVRGGYAYLGATGTGTTDVSTWTPDSSSWKQLSTTFSTGSSTTSVTVYTHGWYGQAAYYADDVALYGPDGGGGGDPAPTTPATPTGVTVTRAASSSISLAWSPVSGATGYTVYRDGTKAAAVTGTSATVTGLAASTSYSFQVTATNAAGESARSAAVTGRTTTAPDGGGGSLPKHAVTGYWQNFNNGATVQKVSDVQSQYDIIAVAFADATTTPGAVTFTLDSAGLGGYTVDQFKADVKAKQAAGKKVIISVGGERGTVSVTDPTSATNFANSVHTLMQTYGFDGVDIDLENGLNATYMTQALRALSAKAGPSLILTMAPQTIDMQSTSNTYFQTALNVKDILTVVNMQYYNSGSMLGCDGKVYSQGSVDFLTALACIQLEGGLSPSQVGLGLPASPSGAGSGYVSPSVVNNALDCLTKGTGCGSFKPSRTYPDLRGAMTWSTNWDARAGNAWSGAVGPHVHGLP; from the coding sequence ATGGCCCTCGCCCTTGGACTCGGACTCGGACTCACGGTCGCCGTCGCGGGCCAGGCGTCCGCCGCGGACGTCAACAACGCGAAGAACGCCGGCTTCGAGTCCGGCCTCACCAACTGGACCTGCTCCGCGGGCAGCGGTACGACCGTCTCCTCCCCGACGCACGGCGGCTCGGCCGCGCTGAAGGCGACGCCGGCCGGCCAGGACAACGCGAGGTGCACCCAGACGGTCGCGGTCAGGCCCAACTCGACGTACACACTGAGCGCCTGGGTGCGGGGCGGGTACGCCTACCTGGGCGCGACCGGGACGGGCACGACGGACGTGTCGACCTGGACCCCGGACTCGTCATCGTGGAAGCAACTGTCGACCACCTTCTCCACAGGCTCCTCGACGACCTCGGTGACGGTGTACACACACGGCTGGTACGGACAGGCGGCGTACTACGCGGATGACGTGGCGCTGTACGGCCCGGACGGCGGCGGTGGCGGCGACCCGGCTCCGACGACCCCGGCCACGCCGACCGGTGTCACCGTCACCCGAGCGGCCTCCTCGTCCATCTCCCTTGCCTGGTCCCCCGTCTCCGGCGCCACCGGCTACACCGTCTACCGGGACGGAACCAAGGCGGCGGCGGTGACCGGAACCTCGGCGACGGTGACCGGCCTCGCGGCCTCGACGTCGTACTCCTTCCAGGTCACGGCGACGAACGCGGCGGGCGAGTCGGCGAGGTCGGCGGCGGTGACGGGCCGGACGACGACCGCTCCGGACGGCGGCGGGGGCTCCCTGCCGAAGCACGCCGTGACGGGTTATTGGCAGAACTTCAACAACGGCGCGACGGTCCAGAAAGTCTCGGACGTCCAGTCCCAGTACGACATCATCGCGGTGGCCTTCGCGGACGCCACCACAACACCGGGCGCCGTGACCTTCACCCTCGACTCGGCCGGCCTCGGCGGCTACACCGTCGACCAGTTCAAGGCGGACGTGAAGGCGAAGCAGGCGGCGGGCAAGAAGGTCATCATCTCGGTCGGCGGCGAACGCGGCACGGTCTCGGTGACCGACCCGACATCGGCGACGAACTTCGCGAACTCGGTCCACACCCTGATGCAGACGTACGGCTTCGACGGCGTCGACATCGACCTGGAGAACGGCCTCAACGCGACGTACATGACGCAGGCACTGCGGGCGCTGTCGGCGAAGGCGGGCCCGTCCCTGATCCTGACCATGGCCCCCCAGACCATCGACATGCAGTCGACGTCCAACACCTACTTCCAGACCGCCCTGAACGTGAAGGACATCCTCACGGTCGTCAACATGCAGTACTACAACAGCGGTTCCATGCTGGGCTGCGACGGCAAGGTCTACAGCCAGGGCTCGGTGGACTTCCTGACCGCCCTGGCCTGCATCCAGTTGGAGGGCGGCCTGTCCCCGTCCCAGGTCGGCCTGGGCCTCCCGGCCTCACCGAGCGGAGCGGGAAGCGGGTACGTGTCGCCGTCGGTGGTGAACAACGCGCTGGACTGCCTGACGAAGGGGACGGGGTGCGGGTCGTTCAAGCCGTCGCGGACCTATCCGGACCTCCGCGGCGCGATGACGTGGTCGACGAACTGGGATGCGCGGGCGGGGAATGCGTGGTCGGGGGCGGTGGGGCCGCACGTGCACGGGTTGCCGTAA
- the cpaB gene encoding Flp pilus assembly protein CpaB, producing MNSRQRRGVIILLLSVLCALGAFAGVLSVINDVKSKVGPEVTAYRLKSDVKPYTSLSAGQFEKTEMPERWLPDTAVTDLSRIRGKIAVTTLREGSLLQSDMIVDQPALRPGQQEVAIMIDAATGVAGKITAGSSVNVYATFEGQREVDPDQSKIIVTNARVIDVGELTALKPDADDRTRQETDAVPITFALSTLDAQRITYAESFAKEVRLALVAPGTDTAVPEQERSYELAKDK from the coding sequence ATGAACTCCCGTCAGCGCCGCGGCGTGATAATCCTGCTCCTGTCGGTCCTGTGCGCCCTCGGTGCCTTCGCCGGCGTGCTGTCCGTCATCAACGACGTGAAGTCCAAGGTCGGACCCGAGGTCACCGCGTACCGGCTGAAGTCCGACGTGAAGCCCTACACCAGCCTCAGCGCGGGCCAGTTCGAGAAGACCGAGATGCCCGAGCGCTGGCTGCCGGACACCGCGGTCACCGACCTCTCCCGGATCCGGGGCAAGATCGCTGTCACCACGCTGCGGGAGGGCTCCCTGCTGCAGAGCGACATGATCGTCGACCAGCCCGCGCTGCGGCCCGGGCAGCAGGAGGTCGCCATCATGATCGACGCGGCGACCGGCGTCGCCGGAAAGATCACCGCGGGTTCGTCGGTCAACGTGTACGCCACCTTCGAGGGGCAGCGGGAGGTCGACCCCGACCAGTCCAAGATCATTGTGACCAACGCCCGGGTCATCGACGTCGGCGAGCTGACCGCCCTCAAGCCCGACGCGGACGACCGCACCCGGCAGGAGACCGACGCCGTCCCCATCACCTTCGCGCTCTCCACCCTGGACGCCCAGCGCATCACGTACGCCGAGTCGTTCGCCAAGGAGGTCCGGCTCGCGCTCGTGGCACCCGGTACCGACACCGCCGTCCCGGAGCAGGAGCGCAGCTACGAACTCGCCAAGGACAAGTGA
- a CDS encoding AAA family ATPase produces MPTRILPAVGDADAARSITTLLSQLPDAEPLAPVADSTQLIDALARLATESIDELPEVVVVHERIGPVPALELIREVALRFPAVGVILVTSDASPGLFQAAMDYGARGLIALPLGYEELASRVQAVAQWSVGVRRHLGVGGDVFTGVGGTVVTVSGAKGGVGATLTAIQLALAAQASGRSTALLDMDLQTGDIASYLDVQFRRSVVDLAAITDISPRVLADAVFPHDTGVALLLAPGEGERGEEVTDRAARQIVSALRSRYEVVVVDCGAQLGGAGAAAVEMADTALLVTTPDVVAVRGAKRTVRMWDRLQIRKAEETTIVVNRHTRGTEIQPPLIQKITGTAVAGIAIPANFKELQSAVDAGRVHELDSKSTVKQALWALAAELGLVKSPDSPGHRAGRLRGGGGGGGGGGDRAAVGFRRRRELGS; encoded by the coding sequence ATGCCCACGAGGATCCTCCCGGCGGTCGGCGACGCGGACGCGGCCCGGTCCATCACCACGTTGCTCAGCCAGCTCCCGGACGCCGAACCGCTCGCCCCGGTGGCCGACTCCACCCAGCTCATCGACGCCCTCGCCCGCCTCGCCACCGAGTCGATCGACGAACTGCCCGAGGTCGTGGTCGTCCACGAGCGCATCGGCCCGGTCCCGGCCCTGGAACTCATCCGCGAGGTCGCCCTCCGCTTCCCCGCCGTCGGCGTCATCCTCGTCACCTCCGACGCCAGCCCCGGCCTCTTCCAGGCCGCCATGGACTACGGCGCCCGCGGCCTGATCGCCCTGCCGCTGGGCTACGAGGAACTGGCCAGCCGCGTCCAGGCGGTCGCCCAGTGGTCGGTGGGCGTACGGCGTCATCTGGGCGTCGGCGGCGACGTGTTCACCGGCGTCGGCGGGACCGTCGTCACGGTCAGCGGGGCGAAGGGAGGCGTGGGGGCGACCCTCACCGCCATCCAACTCGCCCTCGCCGCCCAGGCGTCGGGACGCAGTACGGCCCTGCTCGACATGGATCTTCAGACCGGGGACATCGCGTCCTACCTGGACGTCCAGTTCCGCCGCTCGGTCGTCGACCTCGCCGCCATCACCGACATCTCCCCCCGCGTCCTCGCCGACGCCGTCTTCCCTCACGACACCGGCGTCGCCCTGCTGCTCGCCCCCGGCGAGGGCGAACGCGGCGAGGAGGTCACCGACCGGGCCGCCCGCCAGATCGTCAGCGCCCTGCGCTCCCGCTACGAGGTCGTCGTCGTCGACTGCGGCGCCCAGCTCGGCGGCGCCGGCGCGGCCGCCGTGGAGATGGCGGACACGGCACTGCTGGTCACCACGCCCGACGTGGTCGCGGTCCGGGGCGCGAAACGCACCGTCCGGATGTGGGACCGGCTCCAGATCCGCAAGGCCGAGGAGACGACGATCGTCGTCAACCGCCACACCCGCGGTACGGAGATCCAGCCCCCGCTGATCCAGAAGATCACCGGCACGGCCGTCGCGGGCATCGCGATCCCCGCCAACTTCAAGGAACTCCAGAGCGCGGTGGACGCCGGCCGCGTCCACGAACTCGACAGCAAGAGCACGGTGAAGCAGGCCCTGTGGGCCCTCGCGGCCGAACTCGGCCTGGTCAAGAGCCCCGACAGCCCCGGTCATCGGGCCGGCAGGCTGCGCGGCGGCGGCGGCGGCGGCGGCGGTGGCGGCGACCGGGCGGCGGTCGGCTTCCGGCGACGCCGCGAGCTGGGGAGCTAG
- a CDS encoding pilus assembly protein has translation MTPLILITLVLMWQFVLLGYTFTLAGNAADEAVRAGTAVPEGARQGACQEAGLDKLPDAWSGEVECATSGGYVTADVTLHVPVLFPGAIGFPFDVKGHAGAVEEVKD, from the coding sequence ATGACCCCGCTGATCCTCATCACCCTGGTGCTGATGTGGCAGTTCGTGCTGCTGGGATACACGTTCACGCTCGCGGGGAATGCTGCGGACGAGGCGGTGAGGGCGGGGACGGCGGTTCCGGAGGGGGCGCGGCAGGGGGCGTGCCAAGAAGCGGGCCTGGACAAGCTGCCGGACGCGTGGAGCGGTGAGGTGGAGTGCGCCACCTCCGGCGGCTATGTCACGGCCGACGTCACCCTCCACGTCCCCGTCCTCTTCCCGGGAGCGATCGGCTTCCCCTTCGACGTGAAGGGCCACGCCGGGGCCGTGGAGGAGGTGAAGGACTGA
- a CDS encoding pilus assembly protein — protein MPYDGKRHGRRGVRRDRGQVALEYLGFIPILVLVAMAGVQIGLIAYTAQQAGTAARAGARAASIEESAQEGCANAISDWLSVACSAAQSGDAVTVTATVQIPSIVPGWNFDPAQKTATMPLDH, from the coding sequence ATGCCGTACGACGGGAAACGCCACGGCAGGCGCGGGGTTCGCCGCGACCGCGGTCAGGTCGCCCTGGAGTACCTCGGGTTCATCCCGATCCTGGTCCTCGTGGCGATGGCGGGCGTACAGATCGGGCTGATCGCGTACACCGCCCAGCAGGCCGGTACGGCGGCCCGGGCGGGTGCGCGCGCGGCCTCGATCGAGGAGAGCGCCCAGGAGGGGTGCGCGAACGCGATCAGCGACTGGCTGAGCGTCGCGTGCTCCGCCGCCCAGAGCGGTGACGCGGTCACCGTCACCGCCACCGTCCAGATCCCGTCGATCGTTCCCGGCTGGAACTTCGACCCCGCCCAGAAGACCGCCACCATGCCGCTCGACCACTGA